In Corynebacterium endometrii, one DNA window encodes the following:
- a CDS encoding MMPL family transporter, with product MSRFLYRLGSWSYRKVWPFLAFWLVLLIALGGLTAAFAKSPNPNFAMPDMDSTVTQEKMSERFGTGSDAMSEPSGTIVIQAPEGATLTDQAVMGEMDAMIEELKATGALTGTEQLVNPVLAAGGMAQQMGQQMAAEGMPQEQIDSNLAALSPLSPDQTTGTLSVSFDAEEVMAIDPADRDAVTQILDEYNRGDLTVKYQGNAFNSMSEGMDMTAEVIGLIVAAIVLLVTFGSFVAAGMPLISAVIGVGVGILGVQISTVFTDSVSEMTPMLASMIGLAVGIDYALFIVARFRNELITSSGLNDLSPKELAAELKKMDKGTRAHAMGMALGTAGSSVVFAGITVVIALAALTIIGIPFLSTMAIAAAATVAVAVLVALTAIPGLLGLLGTKIFAGKVPGPKVPDPEDEKPTMGLKWVRQIRQRPVLNLVAGVAVLGILAVPAANLSLAMPTDGTAKLGSPQRDAYEMTSDAFGPGRNAPMVAFVDTADIEAQERPLAYGAILDKFNSTNGVVNAQIVATTENMDAAQVLITPTTGATDAATTDTLNALREYQGQFQEDTGATFGITGVTPIFDDISERLTDVLLPYIAIVLVLAFIVLLLVFRSIWVPLIAALGFALSMAAAFGITVAIWQEGFAGIIDDPQPLLSFLPIMLIGLTFGLAMDYQVFLVTRMREGFIHGKTAGNATSNGFKHGARVVTAAALIMISVFAAFILIDEPFIKTMGFALAVGVAFDAFIVRMMIIPATMFLLGDKAWWIPRWLDKILPNMDIEGEALSEHRAELEKAQQEKLGV from the coding sequence ATGTCTAGATTCCTCTACCGTCTGGGAAGCTGGTCATACCGGAAGGTATGGCCGTTCCTCGCATTCTGGCTCGTCCTGCTCATCGCTTTGGGCGGGCTCACGGCCGCATTCGCCAAATCCCCTAACCCTAACTTCGCCATGCCAGACATGGACTCCACCGTCACTCAGGAGAAGATGAGTGAGCGCTTCGGCACCGGCTCGGACGCGATGAGCGAACCGTCCGGCACCATTGTCATTCAGGCGCCCGAGGGAGCAACGCTTACGGATCAGGCGGTCATGGGCGAGATGGACGCCATGATTGAAGAGCTCAAGGCCACCGGCGCGCTGACCGGCACCGAGCAGCTGGTGAACCCCGTGCTCGCCGCCGGCGGTATGGCCCAGCAGATGGGCCAGCAAATGGCGGCGGAGGGAATGCCGCAGGAGCAGATCGATTCCAACCTGGCGGCCCTGTCCCCCTTGAGTCCTGATCAGACCACCGGCACCCTCTCCGTGAGCTTCGACGCGGAAGAGGTCATGGCCATCGACCCCGCCGACCGCGACGCCGTCACGCAGATCCTCGACGAGTATAACCGGGGTGATCTGACCGTCAAGTACCAGGGCAACGCCTTCAACTCGATGAGCGAGGGCATGGACATGACCGCGGAGGTCATCGGCCTCATCGTGGCCGCCATCGTGCTGCTGGTGACCTTCGGCTCCTTCGTGGCGGCGGGCATGCCGCTGATATCCGCCGTCATCGGCGTGGGCGTGGGCATCCTGGGCGTCCAGATTTCCACCGTGTTTACGGATTCGGTCTCCGAGATGACCCCGATGCTGGCGTCCATGATTGGCCTGGCCGTGGGCATTGACTACGCGCTGTTTATCGTGGCGCGCTTCCGCAACGAACTCATCACGTCCTCTGGGCTCAACGACTTGAGCCCGAAGGAACTCGCCGCGGAGCTCAAGAAGATGGACAAGGGCACCCGCGCGCACGCCATGGGCATGGCGCTGGGCACCGCCGGTTCCTCCGTGGTCTTCGCGGGTATCACCGTGGTTATCGCGCTCGCCGCGCTGACCATCATTGGCATCCCATTCCTGTCCACCATGGCCATCGCTGCAGCGGCCACCGTGGCCGTGGCGGTCCTCGTGGCGCTTACCGCCATCCCCGGCCTGCTCGGGCTGCTCGGCACGAAGATTTTCGCGGGCAAGGTGCCCGGCCCCAAGGTTCCGGACCCTGAGGATGAAAAACCAACCATGGGCCTTAAATGGGTCCGCCAGATCCGCCAGCGCCCGGTGCTCAACCTGGTCGCCGGCGTGGCAGTCCTTGGCATTCTGGCCGTCCCGGCCGCAAATCTCTCCCTGGCAATGCCGACTGACGGCACCGCAAAGTTGGGTTCGCCGCAGAGGGATGCGTATGAGATGACGTCGGACGCGTTTGGCCCCGGCCGCAACGCTCCGATGGTGGCCTTTGTGGACACCGCCGATATTGAGGCCCAGGAGCGCCCGCTGGCGTACGGCGCCATCCTGGACAAGTTCAACTCCACTAACGGCGTGGTCAACGCCCAGATCGTGGCCACCACGGAGAACATGGACGCCGCGCAGGTGCTTATCACCCCAACCACCGGCGCCACGGACGCGGCCACCACGGATACCCTCAACGCGCTGCGTGAATACCAGGGCCAGTTCCAGGAGGACACCGGAGCCACCTTCGGCATTACCGGCGTGACCCCAATCTTCGACGATATTTCCGAGCGCCTCACGGACGTGCTGCTGCCGTACATCGCCATCGTCTTGGTGCTGGCATTTATCGTGCTGCTGCTCGTCTTCCGCTCCATCTGGGTGCCGCTCATCGCCGCGCTGGGCTTCGCGTTGTCCATGGCCGCAGCGTTCGGTATCACCGTCGCCATCTGGCAGGAGGGTTTTGCCGGCATCATTGACGACCCGCAGCCGCTGCTGTCCTTCCTACCGATTATGCTCATCGGCCTGACCTTCGGCCTGGCAATGGATTACCAGGTCTTCCTGGTTACCCGCATGCGCGAGGGCTTCATCCACGGCAAGACCGCGGGCAACGCAACCTCAAACGGCTTCAAGCACGGCGCCCGCGTGGTCACCGCCGCGGCGCTGATCATGATTTCCGTCTTCGCCGCGTTCATCCTCATCGATGAGCCTTTCATCAAGACCATGGGCTTTGCCCTCGCCGTGGGCGTTGCCTTCGACGCGTTCATCGTCCGCATGATGATTATCCCCGCCACCATGTTCCTCCTGGGCGATAAGGCCTGGTGGATTCCGCGCTGGCTGGACAAGATCCTGCCCAACATGGACATCGAGGGCGAGGCATTGAGCGAGCACCGCGCGGAGCTGGAGAAGGCCCAACAGGAGAAGCTCGGTGTCTAG
- a CDS encoding NAD-dependent epimerase/dehydratase family protein, with the protein MKIVIFGGDGFCGWPASLHLSDAGHEVVIADNLSRRAIDKELGAESLTPISSIEERINAWEEVSGKRIGFSKLDIAHDYAGLVELLEAERPDAVIHFAEQRAAPYSMKDAAHKRYTVDNNINATHNLLAAIVETGRDIHVVHLGTMGVYGYGTAGMEIPEGYLDVEVAVPGGKVEQSILYPSNPGSVYHMTKVLDQHLFAFYAKNDELRVTDLHQGIIWGTHTEQTLKDERLINRFDYDGDYGTVLNRFLMQAGVGYPLTVHGTGGQTRAFIHITDMVRCIEIALNNPPARGERVKIFNQMTETHRVRDLAELVAKISGARVAYVPNPRKESAENELHVKNETFLDLGLEPTTLSEGLLQEVEEVARKYADRCDRSKIPAQSLWTSKQAAGVPAELDQQA; encoded by the coding sequence GTGAAGATTGTCATTTTCGGCGGCGACGGTTTCTGTGGCTGGCCAGCATCCCTGCACTTGTCCGATGCAGGCCATGAAGTAGTCATCGCCGACAATCTTTCCCGCCGCGCCATCGACAAGGAATTGGGCGCCGAGTCTTTGACCCCCATCTCCAGCATCGAAGAGCGCATCAACGCCTGGGAGGAAGTCAGCGGCAAGCGCATCGGATTTAGCAAGCTGGATATCGCCCACGATTACGCGGGCCTGGTTGAGCTGCTCGAGGCTGAGCGCCCCGACGCCGTTATCCACTTCGCCGAACAGCGCGCGGCGCCGTACTCCATGAAGGATGCGGCCCACAAGCGTTACACGGTGGACAACAACATCAACGCCACCCATAACCTGCTGGCCGCGATCGTCGAGACCGGCCGGGATATACACGTTGTCCACCTAGGCACCATGGGCGTGTACGGCTACGGCACCGCGGGCATGGAAATCCCCGAGGGCTACCTGGACGTGGAAGTGGCAGTGCCGGGCGGCAAGGTTGAACAATCAATCCTCTACCCTTCCAATCCGGGCTCCGTCTACCACATGACGAAGGTCCTGGACCAGCACCTGTTTGCCTTTTACGCCAAGAATGATGAACTCCGCGTCACCGACCTTCACCAGGGCATTATCTGGGGAACGCACACGGAGCAAACGCTCAAGGACGAGCGCCTAATCAACCGCTTCGATTACGACGGAGATTACGGAACGGTGCTCAACCGCTTCCTCATGCAGGCGGGCGTGGGCTATCCGCTCACCGTGCACGGCACCGGCGGGCAGACTCGCGCGTTCATTCACATCACGGACATGGTGCGCTGCATCGAGATCGCGCTGAACAACCCGCCGGCGCGCGGGGAACGGGTCAAGATTTTCAACCAGATGACGGAAACGCACCGCGTGCGCGACTTGGCGGAACTCGTGGCCAAGATTTCCGGCGCGCGGGTGGCGTACGTGCCCAATCCGCGCAAGGAATCGGCGGAAAACGAGCTCCACGTAAAAAATGAGACCTTCCTAGACTTGGGCCTTGAACCAACCACCCTGAGCGAGGGGCTCCTCCAGGAAGTAGAAGAGGTGGCCCGCAAGTATGCGGACCGCTGCGACCGCTCCAAGATTCCGGCCCAGTCCCTATGGACCTCTAAGCAGGCCGCCGGCGTTCCCGCGGAGCTGGACCAGCAGGCGTAG
- a CDS encoding patatin-like phospholipase family protein gives MIDAQNVALVIEGGGMRNSYTAACIRKLIQEKVQVGWVGGVSAGASHALNYLSRDAERAVESFVDFANNPSFGGVSSLLRGNGYFNAEYIYEKSSDADLPYDFAAYEANPAMMSLGATRADTGETVYWGKEDAQDQASLNMRVRASSTLPLIMPMRYIDGVPYVDGALGESGGITIGEAEKAGFEKFLFIGSKPRGYVRPEVSRPAAVRRLFRRMPAIADAMITRPAKYNASKQRLLELEAQGRAQLFFPDNMLVTSTERSVAKLKENYEAGRAQMYHEWPAWKDFLTAG, from the coding sequence ATGATTGATGCTCAGAATGTGGCCCTGGTGATCGAGGGTGGGGGAATGCGCAACTCCTACACGGCGGCGTGCATCCGGAAACTTATCCAGGAAAAGGTCCAGGTTGGGTGGGTTGGCGGCGTGTCAGCCGGCGCGTCCCACGCGCTTAACTACCTGTCCCGCGATGCCGAGCGCGCGGTGGAGTCCTTCGTGGATTTTGCCAACAACCCCAGCTTCGGCGGCGTAAGCTCCCTGCTGCGCGGCAACGGCTATTTCAACGCGGAGTACATCTACGAAAAATCATCGGACGCGGACTTGCCCTACGATTTCGCCGCGTATGAGGCGAATCCGGCGATGATGAGCCTGGGAGCGACCCGCGCGGACACCGGGGAGACGGTCTACTGGGGCAAGGAGGACGCCCAGGACCAGGCCAGCCTGAATATGCGGGTGCGCGCCTCTTCAACGCTGCCGCTGATTATGCCCATGCGCTACATCGATGGCGTGCCGTACGTAGACGGCGCGTTGGGGGAGTCCGGCGGGATTACCATCGGCGAGGCGGAGAAGGCGGGTTTCGAGAAGTTCTTGTTCATCGGCTCCAAGCCCCGCGGATACGTGCGGCCCGAGGTCTCCCGCCCGGCCGCCGTCCGCCGCTTGTTCCGGCGCATGCCCGCCATTGCCGACGCCATGATTACCCGCCCCGCCAAGTACAACGCCTCGAAGCAGCGCCTCTTAGAGCTCGAGGCGCAGGGGCGCGCGCAGCTGTTCTTCCCGGACAACATGCTCGTCACATCCACGGAACGGTCCGTGGCCAAGCTAAAGGAAAACTACGAGGCGGGCCGCGCGCAGATGTACCACGAGTGGCCCGCGTGGAAAGACTTCCTCACCGCGGGCTAA
- a CDS encoding DUF6882 domain-containing protein — protein sequence MHLPAPRSLDEIITDGAFIAAGVDHALAQRYGQIHNVDLHVGSVELASRIRSGEPDVMAQARIVSEAGEFPAQVQRIALIRDGRWQWTTRLVEGLEVTELHDSGAPVDRLRLAARTVTGGKPVLVLPMDNSARAVVALAAPHGPLDPRRAIADGVRRFAGHIDEERAVLAYATAGGLGIARRTRAAAVDIELAGSTVVTLAAGSHRGAPRVTEVSGGLAAGDVLADAGYTAVEHRMLFESRYPGAAVSVDLDAGKARVASDAGAFEARAHMIATVTGGTWTWAWADSHLRGKAIAQASLGLARCGADNGLIDLVRPTMPAAWSREQSLGMMAMPILGVWTLVTVRLNELTTGVMLIEARELDLPAPTPEAVQAVLSTPLPEGVPRERALRAYAHNRSLRSNAARVYFPDGTAVTTNPVIIERP from the coding sequence ATGCACCTTCCCGCACCCCGCTCACTGGACGAGATAATCACTGACGGCGCCTTCATCGCCGCCGGCGTGGACCACGCCCTCGCGCAGCGCTACGGCCAGATCCATAACGTCGATCTCCACGTGGGCTCGGTGGAATTGGCCTCCCGCATCCGCAGCGGCGAGCCCGATGTGATGGCGCAAGCCCGGATAGTCAGCGAGGCTGGCGAATTCCCCGCCCAGGTTCAACGTATCGCGCTGATCCGGGATGGGCGGTGGCAGTGGACCACGCGGCTGGTCGAGGGCCTAGAAGTAACCGAGTTGCACGACTCTGGCGCCCCCGTGGACCGGCTGCGCCTGGCCGCGCGGACGGTCACCGGCGGCAAGCCCGTCTTGGTGCTCCCGATGGACAACTCTGCCCGCGCCGTGGTGGCCTTGGCCGCGCCCCATGGCCCGCTTGACCCGCGGCGGGCGATTGCCGACGGCGTGCGAAGGTTTGCCGGACATATCGACGAAGAACGGGCGGTGCTTGCATACGCCACGGCGGGTGGCCTGGGAATCGCACGGAGGACTAGGGCCGCGGCGGTGGACATCGAATTGGCCGGATCCACGGTGGTTACCCTGGCGGCCGGCTCCCATCGCGGGGCACCGCGCGTGACGGAAGTCTCCGGCGGACTGGCCGCGGGGGACGTGCTAGCGGACGCCGGCTATACCGCGGTGGAACACCGCATGCTCTTTGAGAGCCGCTACCCCGGCGCGGCTGTCTCCGTGGATTTGGACGCGGGCAAGGCTCGGGTCGCCTCTGACGCGGGGGCGTTCGAGGCCCGCGCGCATATGATCGCCACGGTCACCGGCGGCACGTGGACCTGGGCCTGGGCCGACTCCCACCTGCGGGGCAAGGCGATTGCCCAAGCCTCGCTGGGCCTTGCGCGGTGCGGTGCGGACAATGGGCTCATCGATTTGGTGCGCCCTACTATGCCGGCGGCGTGGTCCCGGGAGCAGTCCTTGGGCATGATGGCGATGCCGATCCTGGGGGTATGGACTCTGGTGACGGTTCGCCTTAACGAGCTCACAACGGGAGTGATGCTGATAGAGGCCCGCGAGCTGGACCTCCCGGCGCCCACACCGGAGGCGGTGCAGGCAGTGCTGTCCACTCCCCTGCCCGAGGGGGTGCCACGGGAGCGGGCCCTGCGGGCGTACGCCCACAACCGCTCTTTACGCAGCAATGCCGCCAGGGTGTATTTCCCTGACGGCACTGCGGTGACAACGAATCCAGTGATTATTGAGCGGCCTTAG
- a CDS encoding dicarboxylate/amino acid:cation symporter → MTGFGAQVILGLIVGLILGLIARSQGLDWLTNLLSGVGNAYVQLLKIMVPPLIVAAVVTSVANLRKVANAANLAVSTLVWFAITAFFSVLVGIATALIMQPGVGTSIDPSTAAEPGKVGSWLAFIQSIVPANILGLSASFSADEGSVSLGFNVLQLLVISLALGIAAVKTGKAAEPFLGFAESFLKVIQVVLWWIIRLAPIGTAALIGKAVATYGWDALGSLGKFVLAMYVGLAIVLFVVYPLVLTYNRIPVVGFFKRVWPIFSLGFVTRSSMGVMPVNQRITEQAMGVPREYASFAIPLGATTKMDGCASVYPAIAAIFVAQFYGIDLSITQYLLIIFVSVIGSAATAGTTGATVMLTLTLSTLGLPLEGVGLLLAIEPIIDMGRTALNVTGQSLCATVVAKRAGIQDQRTWDAAEHGVDVVGRADDAEDHLTHTAARA, encoded by the coding sequence ATGACCGGGTTCGGCGCCCAGGTAATCCTGGGCCTTATCGTGGGCCTCATCTTAGGCCTTATCGCCCGGTCGCAGGGACTCGACTGGCTAACTAACCTGCTATCCGGCGTGGGCAACGCGTACGTGCAGTTGCTCAAGATTATGGTTCCGCCGCTGATTGTGGCGGCGGTCGTTACGTCCGTGGCAAACCTGCGGAAGGTGGCCAATGCGGCAAACCTGGCGGTGTCCACCCTGGTGTGGTTCGCGATCACGGCATTCTTCTCCGTGCTCGTGGGTATCGCTACCGCGCTGATTATGCAGCCGGGCGTGGGCACCAGCATCGACCCGTCCACGGCGGCCGAGCCCGGAAAGGTGGGCTCGTGGCTAGCGTTTATCCAGTCAATCGTCCCGGCCAATATCCTGGGCCTGTCCGCGTCCTTCAGCGCCGACGAGGGCTCCGTATCCCTGGGCTTTAACGTCCTGCAACTGCTCGTGATCTCCCTGGCCCTGGGCATCGCCGCGGTTAAGACCGGCAAGGCGGCCGAGCCGTTCCTGGGTTTCGCCGAATCCTTCCTCAAGGTTATCCAGGTCGTGCTGTGGTGGATCATTCGCCTGGCGCCAATCGGCACCGCGGCGCTTATTGGAAAAGCCGTTGCGACCTACGGCTGGGACGCCCTGGGCTCCCTGGGTAAGTTCGTCCTAGCGATGTACGTGGGCCTGGCGATCGTCTTGTTCGTGGTCTACCCACTCGTGCTCACGTATAACCGCATTCCGGTCGTGGGCTTCTTCAAGCGCGTGTGGCCAATCTTCTCCCTCGGTTTCGTCACCCGCTCCTCCATGGGCGTGATGCCGGTGAACCAGCGTATTACCGAACAGGCCATGGGCGTGCCACGCGAGTATGCCTCCTTTGCTATCCCGCTGGGCGCGACCACCAAGATGGACGGTTGCGCGTCCGTGTACCCCGCGATTGCCGCCATTTTCGTTGCCCAGTTCTACGGCATTGACTTGAGCATCACCCAGTACTTGCTGATCATCTTCGTGTCCGTTATCGGTTCCGCGGCTACCGCGGGAACCACTGGCGCTACCGTCATGCTGACCCTGACCCTGTCCACCCTTGGCCTACCGCTTGAGGGCGTTGGCCTGCTGCTGGCCATCGAGCCAATCATCGATATGGGCCGTACCGCGCTCAACGTGACCGGCCAGTCGCTGTGTGCAACCGTGGTGGCCAAGCGCGCCGGAATTCAGGACCAGCGCACGTGGGACGCGGCAGAGCACGGGGTCGACGTTGTAGGTCGCGCCGACGATGCCGAGGACCACCTCACCCACACCGCCGCACGAGCCTAA
- a CDS encoding gamma carbonic anhydrase family protein, with protein sequence MMNQPLILPFNGILPRIHSSAYIAPTAVIIGDVEIGPESSVFYGSVLRGDVNAIRIGARSNVQDNCVFHADAANPTILEDDVTVGHMALVHGAHVGAGSLIGMKSALLSGSRVGAGSLIAAGAVVLEGQGIPERCLAAGVPAKVRRELSLDESSAFIPHAAKYVGIAGQQARPHDALRLEDVYFD encoded by the coding sequence ATCATGAACCAGCCTTTGATTCTGCCGTTTAATGGCATCTTGCCGCGCATCCACTCCAGCGCGTACATCGCACCTACCGCCGTGATCATAGGCGACGTGGAAATCGGCCCCGAGTCCTCGGTGTTCTACGGTTCTGTGCTGCGCGGGGATGTCAATGCGATCCGCATCGGGGCGCGCTCCAACGTGCAGGACAACTGCGTATTCCACGCCGACGCCGCCAACCCCACCATCCTCGAAGATGACGTCACCGTGGGCCACATGGCGCTAGTCCACGGTGCGCACGTGGGCGCCGGCAGCCTAATCGGCATGAAATCCGCGCTCCTGTCTGGCTCACGGGTGGGCGCGGGTTCGCTCATCGCCGCGGGCGCCGTGGTCCTCGAGGGCCAGGGAATCCCGGAACGCTGCCTGGCGGCGGGCGTCCCGGCGAAGGTTCGCCGCGAACTCAGCCTCGACGAATCGAGCGCCTTTATCCCCCACGCGGCCAAATACGTGGGCATCGCGGGCCAGCAGGCCCGCCCCCACGACGCGTTAAGGCTCGAGGACGTCTACTTCGATTAG
- a CDS encoding glycosyltransferase family 4 protein yields MRIAIFTEVFLPKIDGVVTRVTRSLEQLRDAGHEVLIFAPGNGPETYAGFEVVYLPALSLWPVYPEIKFSGPWPSLFRRLKAFKPDVVHAVNPIWTAALGVLAARRLGLPIVASFHTNVPEYVDDLGIGFVRPLTERAIRYLHNQAEVNLCTSGPMVDKARAMGMRNVQLWPKAVDTVGFAPGKASDEMRSTMTSGHPAAPLVTYVGRVSKEKNLHILPAVMEKLRGHLPGARLAVVGGGPFLKQLKSQCSPEWATFTGFMSGDDLAAAFASGDVFAFPSLTETLGLVALESFASGTPVVGARAGGIPFVIEDGVTGRLVDCDGEADVVATRWAQALYEILSDGDARVEMGRRARAEAEKYSWKESTRVLIDAYSQAAAR; encoded by the coding sequence GTGCGAATCGCGATCTTTACAGAGGTCTTCCTCCCCAAAATCGACGGCGTGGTCACCCGCGTCACGCGGAGCCTGGAACAGCTCCGGGACGCAGGCCATGAGGTGCTCATCTTCGCCCCCGGCAATGGGCCCGAAACCTATGCGGGCTTCGAGGTGGTCTACCTGCCGGCCTTGAGCCTGTGGCCCGTCTATCCGGAGATCAAGTTCTCCGGTCCATGGCCTTCGCTGTTTAGGAGGCTCAAGGCCTTTAAACCTGACGTGGTCCATGCGGTCAATCCCATCTGGACCGCGGCGCTGGGCGTGCTGGCCGCGCGCCGGTTGGGGCTTCCCATCGTCGCCAGTTTCCACACGAACGTGCCGGAATACGTCGACGATTTGGGCATCGGGTTTGTCCGCCCGCTAACGGAAAGAGCAATCCGCTACCTGCACAACCAGGCAGAGGTTAACCTGTGCACCTCCGGCCCCATGGTGGACAAGGCGCGCGCCATGGGCATGCGCAATGTGCAGCTGTGGCCCAAGGCGGTGGATACGGTGGGATTTGCCCCGGGGAAGGCGTCGGATGAGATGCGATCCACCATGACTAGCGGCCACCCTGCCGCTCCCCTTGTAACGTACGTGGGCCGAGTCTCCAAGGAAAAGAACCTGCATATTTTGCCGGCCGTCATGGAAAAACTGCGCGGGCACCTGCCCGGCGCCCGCCTGGCGGTAGTGGGCGGCGGCCCCTTCCTCAAGCAGCTAAAATCCCAATGCTCGCCGGAGTGGGCCACGTTTACCGGTTTCATGTCCGGCGACGATTTGGCCGCGGCCTTTGCCAGCGGTGACGTATTCGCCTTCCCATCGCTGACGGAGACTTTAGGGCTCGTCGCCTTGGAATCCTTCGCCTCCGGTACGCCGGTTGTGGGCGCCCGCGCCGGCGGTATTCCGTTCGTCATTGAGGATGGGGTGACCGGGCGCCTCGTGGACTGCGATGGGGAGGCGGATGTGGTGGCCACGCGCTGGGCGCAAGCGCTGTACGAGATTCTCAGCGACGGGGACGCCCGCGTGGAGATGGGCAGGCGGGCCCGGGCGGAGGCTGAGAAATACTCATGGAAGGAATCCACCCGCGTACTGATTGACGCGTACTCCCAAGCGGCCGCCCGCTGA
- a CDS encoding TetR/AcrR family transcriptional regulator: MSSLREAKKQATRQAMSDAAARIVVDEGAEALTVARVAKAAGVSPRTFHNYFASVTEALLHFASDVITEVARQVPTYPEDASMAAIMGDITASMFAGDGEELRCVTSLFKVREALANMEVSFDDACGFTERCEPMRQAFLERHPELSGFEINVMLNVCGTAGVVALQEISDRGITGAEEKRAIVMAAFDALTSLK; this comes from the coding sequence GTGTCTAGTCTGCGCGAGGCAAAGAAGCAGGCAACCCGCCAGGCCATGTCTGACGCGGCGGCCCGCATCGTGGTGGATGAGGGCGCGGAGGCCCTGACCGTGGCCCGCGTCGCCAAGGCTGCGGGCGTATCACCCCGCACCTTCCACAACTACTTCGCGTCCGTGACGGAGGCATTGTTGCATTTCGCGTCCGACGTCATCACCGAGGTAGCCCGCCAGGTTCCCACCTACCCCGAGGACGCGTCCATGGCGGCGATCATGGGGGATATCACCGCGTCCATGTTCGCTGGAGACGGCGAGGAATTGCGCTGCGTGACCTCCCTGTTCAAAGTCCGCGAGGCGCTGGCAAACATGGAGGTTTCCTTCGATGACGCATGCGGCTTCACCGAGCGTTGCGAACCAATGAGGCAGGCCTTCCTTGAGCGCCATCCGGAACTCAGCGGATTCGAGATCAACGTCATGCTCAACGTCTGCGGAACCGCCGGGGTTGTGGCGCTGCAAGAGATTTCGGATCGCGGGATTACCGGCGCCGAGGAAAAAAGGGCGATTGTGATGGCGGCATTCGATGCTTTAACCTCACTTAAATAA